Proteins found in one Nocardia brasiliensis ATCC 700358 genomic segment:
- a CDS encoding DUF190 domain-containing protein, with product MAAPGDNWHDSAVDGATKGGLGMNEAGQWQPAARLTVLLDEDDKWRHTPLYAEIVSRARDTGLAGASVWRGIEGYGASSRIHTTRILDMADHLPLVLMLVDEPERLRAFVEQNAELFTTINVALSPLELWHGAAR from the coding sequence GTGGCGGCGCCGGGGGACAACTGGCACGACTCGGCGGTCGACGGCGCGACGAAAGGGGGCCTGGGCATGAACGAAGCGGGACAGTGGCAGCCGGCGGCGCGGTTGACGGTGTTACTGGACGAAGACGACAAATGGCGACACACGCCCCTGTACGCGGAGATAGTCAGCCGGGCACGGGACACCGGTCTCGCCGGAGCGAGTGTCTGGCGCGGCATCGAAGGCTACGGCGCGTCCTCGCGCATCCACACCACGCGCATTCTGGACATGGCCGATCACTTGCCGCTGGTGCTGATGCTCGTCGACGAACCGGAGCGGTTGCGCGCGTTCGTCGAGCAGAACGCGGAACTGTTCACCACCATCAACGTCGCGCTCTCGCCACTGGAGCTGTGGCACGGAGCCGCCCGATGA
- a CDS encoding lipase family protein, which produces MAAQRAQPNAHPTAKAARRAGHQQISGRRLGVRRTLRRLSIAALAVAAAGLGHAAPAVAAPIYPVADGDGFYWAPPDVGNFQPGDVIRSRPVAANGFPGASAWQLLYRSSNSAGDPIAAMTTLLLPPGGGMNRPLVSYQPFVNSLGLQCAPSHSIFNGTMQEAPALNLLLARGWAVAVPDHLGPMSSYGAAKLGGRLTLDGIRAVQRFGPADLRLSPVGMAGYSGGGMATGFAAALAPEYAPELNIVGAAQGGVPMNIGKLALDVGMQPSPLFGLGFAAAIGLEREYPGELPMDEVLNPAGLALRSQLANACTQEIINAGANKSFGDVFFGDMYADPTVARILHENSIEIYPGVPRTPIYEWHGANDQVSPQLVRDVLGRYCAAGVPVLLNMVPGADHGTAIAAGAPQAFTYLGDRFAGLPAPSNC; this is translated from the coding sequence ATGGCGGCACAGCGGGCACAACCGAATGCGCACCCGACGGCGAAGGCAGCACGCCGAGCGGGTCATCAGCAAATATCCGGCAGACGGCTAGGCGTCCGCCGGACACTGCGGCGACTCTCCATCGCGGCACTCGCGGTCGCGGCGGCCGGACTCGGTCACGCGGCACCCGCGGTGGCCGCGCCGATCTACCCGGTCGCCGATGGCGACGGGTTCTATTGGGCACCACCGGATGTCGGAAACTTCCAGCCCGGTGACGTGATCCGCAGCAGGCCGGTGGCCGCCAACGGGTTCCCCGGCGCGTCCGCGTGGCAGCTGCTGTACCGGTCGAGCAATTCGGCGGGCGATCCGATCGCCGCGATGACCACCCTGCTGCTGCCCCCGGGTGGCGGCATGAACCGGCCGCTGGTGTCCTACCAGCCGTTCGTCAACTCGCTGGGCCTGCAATGCGCGCCCTCACACAGCATCTTCAACGGCACCATGCAGGAGGCGCCCGCGCTGAACCTGCTGCTCGCCCGGGGCTGGGCGGTGGCCGTGCCGGATCATCTCGGACCGATGAGTTCCTACGGGGCCGCGAAGCTCGGCGGCAGGCTGACCCTCGACGGCATCCGCGCCGTACAGCGTTTCGGCCCAGCGGATCTGCGACTCAGCCCGGTGGGCATGGCCGGTTACTCGGGCGGCGGCATGGCGACCGGTTTCGCTGCGGCACTGGCCCCCGAGTACGCGCCGGAGCTGAACATCGTCGGCGCCGCGCAGGGTGGTGTCCCGATGAACATCGGCAAGCTCGCGCTCGACGTCGGCATGCAGCCGAGCCCGCTGTTCGGCCTCGGGTTCGCGGCCGCCATCGGCCTCGAGCGCGAATACCCGGGTGAACTGCCGATGGACGAGGTGCTGAACCCGGCCGGCCTGGCGTTGCGCAGCCAGCTCGCCAACGCGTGCACCCAGGAGATCATCAACGCGGGCGCCAACAAGAGCTTCGGCGACGTCTTCTTCGGCGATATGTACGCCGATCCGACGGTGGCGCGCATCCTGCACGAGAACAGCATCGAGATCTACCCGGGCGTCCCGCGCACGCCGATCTACGAGTGGCACGGCGCGAACGACCAGGTCTCCCCACAGCTCGTACGCGACGTGCTCGGGCGCTATTGCGCCGCAGGCGTTCCCGTGCTGCTCAACATGGTGCCGGGCGCCGATCACGGCACCGCGATCGCCGCGGGCGCCCCCCAGGCGTTCACCTACCTCGGCGACCGCTTCGCCGGACTGCCGGCCCCCAGTAACTGCTGA
- a CDS encoding oxygenase MpaB family protein has protein sequence MTAALEATHPATLPPRRPFEPGSRLWDETGLITFSLTAGSAFLLQTMEPSISAVVDEHSTFRTDPMGRAVRSIASVMMWIYGGEEAIAEADRLRTMHASLNTTDAHGVRHKALSSGPWAWVLHTGTFAFAENARYFARNPLTDAEKEAVYQEMVQLMRNFSVPPKEIPANYREFEQFFADQVADHLVATDTARDYLRVIRSVAPPKQLPRVLAPVWRRAAAPIGRMQYFVTVGTTPEVARDKLGLTWTAADERKLRALGWVLARTVPLLPERVRYFPIAFEARRLERDRLRLRKMIDFRPI, from the coding sequence ATGACCGCCGCCCTCGAAGCCACCCATCCAGCGACGCTGCCGCCCCGCCGCCCGTTCGAACCGGGCAGCCGACTGTGGGACGAGACCGGCCTGATCACGTTCTCGCTGACCGCGGGCTCGGCGTTCCTGCTGCAGACCATGGAGCCGAGCATCTCGGCCGTCGTCGACGAACACTCCACCTTCCGCACCGACCCGATGGGCCGCGCGGTACGCAGCATCGCGTCGGTGATGATGTGGATCTACGGCGGCGAAGAGGCCATCGCCGAGGCCGATCGGCTGCGCACCATGCACGCCTCGCTCAACACCACCGACGCGCACGGCGTCCGGCACAAGGCGCTGTCGTCGGGACCGTGGGCCTGGGTGTTGCACACCGGCACCTTCGCGTTCGCCGAGAACGCCAGGTACTTCGCCCGCAATCCGCTCACGGACGCGGAAAAGGAAGCGGTCTACCAGGAGATGGTGCAGCTCATGCGCAATTTCTCGGTGCCGCCCAAGGAGATTCCGGCGAACTATCGGGAGTTCGAGCAGTTCTTCGCCGACCAGGTGGCCGATCACCTGGTGGCCACCGACACCGCCCGCGACTACCTGCGGGTGATCCGCTCGGTCGCGCCGCCGAAGCAGCTGCCGCGGGTGCTCGCGCCGGTCTGGCGGCGCGCGGCGGCCCCGATCGGGCGGATGCAGTACTTCGTGACGGTCGGCACCACGCCCGAGGTCGCCCGCGACAAACTCGGGCTCACCTGGACCGCGGCCGACGAGCGGAAGCTGCGCGCGCTCGGCTGGGTGCTCGCGCGCACGGTCCCGCTGCTGCCGGAGCGGGTGCGCTACTTCCCGATCGCCTTCGAAGCGCGGCGGCTGGAGCGCGACCGGCTGCGGTTGCGCAAGATGATCGATTTCCGGCCGATCTGA
- a CDS encoding TetR/AcrR family transcriptional regulator: MNHATALSPPRRLRADAARNQQRIIAAARELFADHGLEITLDDVAERAGVGVGTVYRRFANKKDLITEVFEQNLREFAEAADAAYRHADPWFGLVEFFEYACRHMAVNRGFSSVMLELEEDNIDRFVVVRDRIKPTVTAIVDRAREAGVLAPGVEPSDFFALIHMVDGIAEFSRSVNPDVWQRYMAIALNGVRADSTPRQQLLVPPLTDVEVEQAKGACTGRRR; this comes from the coding sequence GTGAATCACGCCACGGCACTTTCTCCGCCCCGCCGCCTGCGTGCCGATGCCGCGCGTAATCAGCAGCGGATCATCGCCGCCGCGCGCGAGCTGTTCGCCGACCACGGACTCGAGATCACCCTCGACGACGTCGCCGAGCGGGCGGGTGTCGGCGTCGGCACCGTCTACCGCCGGTTCGCCAACAAGAAGGACCTGATCACCGAGGTCTTCGAGCAGAACCTGCGGGAGTTCGCCGAGGCCGCCGACGCCGCCTACCGGCACGCCGATCCCTGGTTCGGCCTGGTCGAGTTCTTCGAGTACGCGTGCCGGCACATGGCGGTGAACCGCGGTTTCAGTTCGGTCATGCTCGAACTGGAAGAGGACAACATCGACCGCTTCGTGGTCGTGCGCGACCGGATCAAGCCGACCGTGACGGCCATCGTGGATCGGGCCCGCGAGGCCGGCGTGCTCGCTCCCGGCGTCGAGCCCTCCGATTTCTTCGCGCTGATCCACATGGTCGACGGCATCGCCGAGTTCTCCCGGTCGGTCAATCCCGATGTCTGGCAGCGCTACATGGCGATCGCCCTGAACGGCGTGCGCGCGGACAGCACCCCGCGCCAGCAACTGCTCGTCCCCCCGCTCACCGACGTCGAGGTGGAGCAGGCGAAGGGCGCGTGCACGGGCCGCCGAAGGTAA
- a CDS encoding SIR2 family NAD-dependent protein deacylase, which yields MTSEWRSRDGRIGVLTGAGISTDSGIPDFRGPRGVWTKDPIAELLSTYDSYLADPDLRRRSWLARRDNPAWQAQPNAAHRALAELARAGRAVTIITQNIDRLHQRGGFPPDRVIEIHGNMFEVVCVECDYQATMADALARVAAGEADPPCPDCGGVLKAATIMFGQQLDRRAVTKAALTAETSDIFLAIGSSLQVEPAASMCAVAVQNGADLVIVNAEPTPYDSMATELVREPIGTAVPRLVTEILSAGT from the coding sequence ATGACGAGCGAGTGGCGCAGTCGCGACGGCCGGATCGGCGTGCTCACCGGGGCGGGTATCTCGACCGACTCGGGCATTCCCGACTTCCGGGGCCCGCGTGGCGTGTGGACGAAAGATCCGATCGCCGAACTGCTTTCGACGTATGACAGCTACCTGGCCGACCCCGACCTGCGCCGGCGCTCGTGGCTCGCGCGCCGGGACAACCCGGCCTGGCAAGCGCAACCCAACGCCGCCCATCGGGCGCTCGCCGAATTGGCGCGGGCTGGGCGGGCGGTCACCATCATCACCCAGAACATCGACCGGCTGCACCAGCGCGGCGGGTTCCCGCCGGACCGGGTGATCGAGATTCACGGCAACATGTTCGAGGTGGTCTGCGTCGAATGCGATTACCAGGCCACGATGGCCGACGCCCTGGCGCGAGTGGCGGCGGGCGAGGCCGATCCGCCGTGCCCGGACTGCGGCGGCGTGCTGAAAGCGGCCACCATCATGTTCGGCCAGCAGTTGGACCGGCGCGCCGTGACCAAGGCCGCGCTCACCGCGGAAACCAGCGATATCTTCCTGGCGATCGGCAGTTCGTTGCAGGTCGAGCCCGCGGCGTCGATGTGCGCCGTCGCCGTGCAGAACGGGGCCGATCTCGTCATCGTCAATGCCGAGCCGACCCCGTACGACTCGATGGCGACCGAGCTCGTCCGCGAACCCATCGGCACGGCGGTGCCGCGGCTGGTCACCGAAATCCTCTCGGCGGGAACGTGA
- a CDS encoding MFS transporter, translated as MTTTFDRGAPAPAKADQGRRGSHALRWWVLATLGVAQLMVVLDATVVNIALPAAQRDLGFTDGDRQWVVTGYALAFGSLLLLGGRLSDLFGRRNTFIIGLIGFAGASAVGGAATSFEMLVAARVGQGVFGALLAPAALSLLTVTFTEPSERAKAFGIFGAVAGAGGAIGLLLGGMLTEWANWRWVMFVNLAFAAVALVGAVLLLAKHVTNERPKLDIPGTVVVTAALFGIVYGFSHAESTSWTNPVTLTFLIGGAVLLAAFVVIESRVAHPLLPLRIVLDRTRGGSFLTVFVMGIGMFAIFLFLTYYMQLSMGYSPIKTGLAFLPMVAAMVVSSTTVPSLVLPKLGPKIVMAGGFLIAAGGMAWLTQIGLDTGYSSHILPALILLGLGLGGAMSTAFQGATAGVHHEDAGVASAMINTSQQVGGSIGTALLSTIAASAATDYLSSRTPDPLTVAQSAIESYTTSFWWATAIFVAGAVITAVLMPNTVPAPSEGEPVIAH; from the coding sequence ATGACTACCACGTTCGACCGTGGGGCACCCGCCCCCGCGAAAGCAGACCAGGGCCGTCGCGGCTCGCACGCCCTGCGCTGGTGGGTGCTCGCCACTCTCGGCGTGGCACAGCTCATGGTGGTGCTCGACGCCACCGTCGTGAACATCGCACTGCCCGCCGCGCAGCGCGACCTCGGCTTCACCGACGGGGACCGGCAGTGGGTCGTGACCGGTTACGCACTCGCGTTCGGCAGCCTGTTGCTGCTCGGTGGTCGCCTCAGTGACCTGTTCGGCCGCCGCAACACCTTCATCATCGGCCTGATCGGCTTCGCCGGCGCCTCCGCCGTCGGCGGCGCGGCCACCAGCTTCGAGATGCTGGTCGCGGCCCGCGTCGGGCAGGGCGTCTTCGGCGCGCTGCTGGCGCCCGCGGCGCTCTCGCTGCTCACCGTGACCTTCACCGAACCGTCCGAGCGTGCCAAGGCCTTCGGCATCTTCGGTGCGGTCGCCGGCGCCGGTGGCGCGATCGGCCTGCTGCTCGGCGGCATGCTCACCGAATGGGCCAACTGGCGCTGGGTGATGTTCGTCAACCTCGCGTTCGCGGCCGTGGCCCTGGTCGGCGCGGTGCTGCTGCTGGCCAAGCACGTCACCAACGAGCGGCCCAAGCTCGACATCCCCGGCACCGTCGTGGTGACCGCGGCGCTGTTCGGCATCGTGTACGGCTTCTCCCACGCCGAGTCGACCAGCTGGACGAACCCGGTCACGCTGACCTTCCTCATCGGTGGTGCGGTGCTGCTCGCGGCGTTCGTGGTGATCGAGAGCCGGGTCGCGCATCCGCTGCTGCCGCTGCGGATCGTGCTCGACCGCACCCGCGGTGGATCGTTCCTGACCGTGTTCGTCATGGGCATCGGCATGTTCGCGATCTTCCTGTTCCTCACCTACTACATGCAGCTGAGCATGGGCTACTCGCCGATCAAGACCGGCCTGGCGTTCCTGCCGATGGTCGCGGCGATGGTCGTCTCGTCCACCACCGTGCCCTCGCTGGTGCTGCCCAAGCTCGGCCCGAAGATCGTGATGGCGGGCGGCTTCCTGATCGCGGCAGGCGGCATGGCCTGGCTGACCCAGATCGGCCTGGACACCGGCTACTCCTCGCACATCCTGCCCGCGCTGATCCTGCTCGGTCTCGGCCTCGGTGGCGCGATGTCGACCGCGTTCCAGGGCGCGACCGCCGGTGTGCACCACGAGGACGCCGGCGTGGCCTCGGCCATGATCAACACCAGCCAGCAGGTCGGTGGCTCGATCGGCACCGCGCTGCTGAGCACGATCGCCGCCTCGGCCGCCACGGACTACCTGTCCTCGCGCACGCCCGACCCGCTGACCGTCGCGCAGTCCGCGATCGAGAGCTACACCACCAGCTTCTGGTGGGCGACCGCGATCTTCGTGGCGGGTGCGGTGATCACCGCCGTGCTGATGCCGAACACGGTGCCCGCGCCGTCGGAAGGCGAGCCGGTCATCGCGCATTGA
- a CDS encoding MFS transporter, with product MSDGSASGRSSVRSNRPEALPIEIWVLVGGAFVIAIGFGLVAPVLPQFARSFGVGVAAASAIVSAFALMRLLFAPVSGRLVQRLGERSVYLGGLLIVAVSTGASALAQSYWQLMVLRSLGGIGSTMFTVSSLALVIRMSPPAARGRVSGLWSTSFLIGSVSGPLVGGALSGLGLRMPFVIYAVALLAVTVAVYLALRDSQLAAPEPVGGVRMMSFREAWARSEYRAVLWSNFANGAAIFGVRMALVPLLVVEVLHQTPGMAGVALTVFAAGNVAVLFLAGRYSDRLGRKPFLIAGSLVCAVGTAGLGVADTLPWLLITSFVAGLGAGMFTPTQQAAVADIIGPNARGGPVLAGFQMAADFGTVLGPVAVGALAQQASYGLALAVTGALLAVAAVGWAIVPEPLRKRSAEDTVDCDHLCGADGADHQLTARADKVDQAVSEVAGAPVADSAVPPVAEPAVTERDRVQQPDVDRSHGATTAR from the coding sequence GTGAGTGACGGATCGGCGAGCGGTAGATCGAGCGTCCGGAGCAACCGCCCCGAAGCCCTTCCCATCGAGATCTGGGTGCTCGTCGGCGGTGCGTTCGTCATCGCCATCGGGTTCGGCCTGGTCGCGCCGGTGCTGCCGCAGTTCGCGCGCAGCTTCGGGGTCGGGGTGGCGGCGGCCTCGGCGATCGTCAGCGCGTTCGCGCTCATGCGGTTGCTCTTCGCGCCGGTGAGCGGACGACTGGTGCAGCGGCTGGGCGAGCGGTCGGTGTACCTCGGCGGCCTGCTGATCGTCGCGGTCTCCACCGGTGCCAGCGCGCTGGCCCAAAGTTACTGGCAGCTGATGGTTTTGCGGTCGCTCGGCGGCATCGGGTCGACCATGTTCACGGTGTCCTCGCTGGCGCTGGTGATCCGGATGTCGCCGCCCGCCGCGCGCGGACGGGTGTCCGGACTGTGGTCGACCAGTTTTCTGATCGGGTCGGTGAGCGGGCCGCTGGTCGGTGGTGCACTGTCCGGGCTCGGGCTGCGGATGCCGTTCGTGATCTACGCGGTCGCGCTGCTGGCGGTGACTGTCGCGGTGTATCTGGCGCTGCGCGATTCGCAGCTCGCCGCCCCCGAACCCGTCGGCGGCGTGCGGATGATGTCGTTCCGGGAGGCGTGGGCGCGGTCGGAGTACCGCGCGGTGCTGTGGTCCAACTTCGCCAACGGCGCGGCGATCTTCGGCGTGCGGATGGCGCTGGTGCCGTTGCTCGTGGTGGAGGTGCTGCACCAGACGCCGGGCATGGCCGGGGTGGCGTTGACCGTGTTCGCCGCGGGCAATGTCGCGGTGCTCTTCCTCGCCGGACGGTACTCGGATCGTCTGGGGCGCAAGCCTTTCCTGATCGCGGGATCGCTGGTGTGCGCGGTGGGCACGGCCGGACTCGGTGTCGCCGACACCTTGCCGTGGCTGCTGATCACGTCGTTCGTGGCCGGGCTCGGCGCGGGCATGTTCACCCCGACGCAGCAGGCCGCGGTCGCCGACATCATCGGGCCGAACGCGCGGGGCGGCCCGGTGCTGGCCGGTTTCCAGATGGCGGCAGACTTCGGCACCGTGCTCGGTCCCGTCGCGGTCGGTGCCCTGGCGCAGCAGGCGTCCTACGGACTGGCGCTGGCGGTGACCGGTGCGCTGCTCGCCGTCGCGGCCGTCGGGTGGGCGATCGTGCCGGAGCCACTGCGCAAGCGATCCGCCGAGGACACGGTCGACTGTGATCACCTCTGCGGTGCGGATGGCGCCGATCACCAGTTGACGGCGCGCGCGGACAAGGTGGATCAGGCGGTGAGCGAGGTCGCGGGTGCGCCCGTCGCGGACAGTGCGGTGCCGCCGGTAGCCGAACCCGCTGTCACCGAACGAGACCGGGTGCAGCAGCCGGACGTGGACAGATCGCACGGGGCGACTACGGCTCGTTGA
- a CDS encoding arsenate reductase ArsC, producing MPHKPSVLFICVHNAGRSQMAAGFLSALAGDRIEVRTAGSAPAAALNPVAVAAMAEVGIDIAGRTPKLLTMDAVGLSDVVVTMGCGDACPFFPGISYRDWVLPDPAEQTIDVVRTIRDRIRILVENLIAELVPAPAR from the coding sequence ATGCCGCACAAGCCCAGCGTGCTGTTCATCTGCGTGCACAACGCAGGCAGATCGCAGATGGCCGCAGGGTTCCTCAGCGCGCTGGCCGGTGACCGCATCGAGGTCAGAACCGCGGGCAGCGCACCGGCCGCCGCGCTCAATCCGGTCGCGGTCGCCGCCATGGCCGAGGTCGGCATCGACATCGCCGGCCGCACCCCCAAGCTGCTCACCATGGACGCCGTCGGCCTCTCCGATGTCGTGGTGACCATGGGCTGCGGCGACGCCTGCCCCTTCTTCCCGGGCATCAGCTATCGCGACTGGGTCCTGCCGGACCCGGCCGAGCAGACCATCGATGTCGTACGCACCATCCGCGACCGCATCCGGATCCTGGTGGAGAACCTCATCGCCGAGCTGGTGCCCGCCCCGGCCCGCTGA
- the pgm gene encoding phosphoglucomutase (alpha-D-glucose-1,6-bisphosphate-dependent): MAHDRAGRLARPTDLEDIAHLVTAYYSRIPDPSDPAQQVVFGTSGHRGSSLDTAFNEAHILAITQSIVEYRATRGITGPVYLARDTHALSEPALVTALEVLAANDVVAMIDARDRYTPTPALSHAVLRHNRGGTKHQADGIVITPSHNPPRDGGFKYNPPHGGPADNTATDAIAARANELLRSGLSGIKRTTLQHALETNVHRYDYLDHYIADLPNVLNLDAIRGAGIRLGADPMGGASVDYWEEIGQRYDLELEVVNPFVDPTWRFMTLDSDGKIRMDPSSRYAMASLIAIKDDYDLSTGNDADADRHGIVTPDGGLMNPNHFLAVAIEYLVANRMGWDALTKIGKTVVTSSMIDRVVGVLGRDVHEVPVGFKFFVPGLFSGSLAFGGEESAGASFLRMDGTVWTTDKDGILLALLAAEIAAVTGQSPSARYVELEKRYGTPAYARIDAAATPEQKALLAKLTPDMITTKEIAGEPITSVLTRAKGNGAPLGGLKVTTENAWFAARPSGTEDKYKIYAESFHGPEHLAQVQAAAEEVVGQALSGE, from the coding sequence ATGGCCCATGATCGAGCAGGGCGACTCGCGCGTCCCACCGACCTGGAGGACATCGCCCACCTGGTCACGGCCTATTACAGTCGCATCCCGGATCCGTCCGATCCGGCGCAGCAGGTGGTGTTCGGCACCTCCGGCCATCGTGGCTCGAGCCTGGACACCGCCTTCAACGAGGCGCATATCCTGGCCATCACCCAGTCGATCGTGGAATACCGTGCGACGCGCGGGATCACCGGTCCGGTGTATCTGGCCAGGGACACGCACGCGCTGTCGGAGCCCGCGCTGGTCACGGCGCTCGAGGTGCTCGCCGCCAACGACGTGGTGGCGATGATCGACGCCAGGGATCGGTACACGCCGACGCCCGCGCTGAGTCATGCTGTGCTGCGCCACAATCGGGGCGGCACCAAACATCAGGCCGACGGCATCGTGATCACGCCGTCGCACAACCCGCCGCGCGACGGCGGCTTCAAATACAACCCGCCGCACGGCGGCCCGGCCGACAACACCGCCACCGACGCCATCGCCGCGCGGGCCAACGAACTGCTGCGCAGCGGCCTGTCCGGGATCAAGCGGACCACCCTGCAGCACGCGCTGGAGACCAACGTCCATCGCTACGACTACCTCGACCACTACATCGCCGATCTGCCGAACGTGTTGAACCTGGACGCGATTCGCGGCGCGGGCATCCGGCTCGGCGCCGACCCGATGGGCGGGGCGAGCGTCGACTACTGGGAGGAAATCGGGCAGCGCTACGACCTCGAGCTCGAGGTTGTCAACCCGTTCGTCGACCCCACTTGGCGTTTCATGACGCTGGACAGCGACGGCAAGATCCGGATGGATCCGTCCTCGCGGTACGCGATGGCCTCGCTCATCGCGATCAAGGACGACTACGACCTGTCCACCGGCAACGACGCCGACGCCGACCGGCACGGCATCGTCACCCCCGACGGCGGTCTGATGAACCCGAATCACTTCCTCGCGGTCGCCATCGAATACCTGGTCGCGAACCGGATGGGCTGGGACGCGCTCACCAAGATCGGCAAGACGGTGGTCACCTCGTCGATGATCGACCGGGTGGTCGGCGTGCTCGGCCGCGACGTGCACGAGGTGCCCGTCGGGTTCAAGTTCTTCGTGCCCGGATTGTTCAGCGGCAGCCTCGCTTTCGGCGGTGAGGAGAGCGCGGGCGCCTCGTTCCTGCGGATGGACGGCACCGTCTGGACCACCGACAAGGACGGCATCCTGCTCGCGCTGCTCGCCGCCGAGATCGCCGCGGTCACCGGGCAGAGCCCGTCGGCGCGCTACGTCGAACTCGAAAAGCGGTACGGCACTCCGGCCTACGCGCGGATCGACGCCGCCGCGACCCCGGAACAGAAAGCACTGCTGGCGAAGTTGACTCCGGACATGATCACCACCAAGGAGATCGCCGGTGAGCCCATCACGTCCGTGCTCACCAGGGCGAAAGGAAACGGCGCGCCGCTGGGCGGCCTCAAGGTGACCACCGAGAACGCCTGGTTCGCCGCCCGCCCGTCGGGTACCGAGGACAAATACAAGATCTACGCGGAGTCGTTCCACGGCCCCGAGCATCTGGCGCAGGTGCAGGCGGCCGCGGAGGAAGTGGTGGGACAGGCGCTATCCGGTGAGTGA
- a CDS encoding camphor resistance protein CrcB, translating into MTLPYYPLHRAVAARFESLLPLGAPTVNIVGSALLGGLVGAGAGNRLPAAAGLRGALITFSTSLVAVFAAASTTQWLWT; encoded by the coding sequence ATGACGCTGCCGTACTACCCGCTGCACCGTGCCGTAGCAGCACGTTTCGAGTCTCTGCTGCCACTTGGGGCACCGACCGTTAACATTGTCGGTTCGGCGCTGCTCGGTGGACTGGTCGGCGCGGGTGCGGGCAACAGGCTGCCGGCCGCCGCCGGTCTGCGCGGCGCGCTGATCACGTTCAGCACAAGCCTCGTCGCGGTATTCGCCGCGGCGTCGACGACACAGTGGTTGTGGACATGA
- a CDS encoding D-arabinono-1,4-lactone oxidase, translated as MTNSWVNWAGDQQCAPAIVATPRSTDDIAEILARAADAGQTVRVAGAGHSFTDAVLTDGVLLDLSKLDRILDVDTATGRVRIEAGSTLKAVSNALHAHGLAFPNLGDIDVQTVAGATATGTHGTGATLQNLSAALHSIELLLADGSTVELNAETDPDGWRAARVSVGALGIVTAVTMQMVPSFVLEGVERPIPLEDVLAELDTHVDGNQHFEFYMFAHSPLALTKRNNPVELAEQPRGKTVDWFADILMSNYTFDALCKLGRWQPRMVPWIHKGAAYAGSYRRQVDRSYRVFASPRLVRFTEMEYAIPREHSAAAIREIKALATNFETPMPIEVRWVAPDDAFLSPAGGRETCYIAVHQYRGMAYEPYFRACEAVFDKYHGRPHWGKRHFQTADTLRERYPDWDRFAEVRRRLDPKGRFSNGYVDRVLGPL; from the coding sequence ATGACCAACTCGTGGGTGAACTGGGCTGGCGATCAGCAGTGCGCACCGGCAATCGTGGCGACGCCGCGCAGCACTGACGACATCGCCGAGATCCTCGCTCGCGCCGCCGATGCCGGACAGACCGTCCGCGTCGCCGGAGCCGGGCATTCGTTCACCGACGCCGTCCTGACCGACGGCGTCCTGCTCGACCTGTCGAAGCTCGATCGCATCCTCGACGTCGACACCGCCACCGGGCGCGTCCGGATCGAGGCGGGCAGCACCCTGAAGGCGGTGAGCAACGCGCTGCACGCGCACGGCCTCGCGTTTCCGAACCTGGGCGATATCGACGTGCAGACCGTCGCGGGCGCTACCGCGACCGGCACCCACGGCACCGGTGCGACGCTGCAAAACCTCTCGGCCGCACTGCATTCCATCGAACTACTGCTCGCCGACGGCAGCACGGTGGAACTGAACGCCGAGACCGACCCGGACGGCTGGCGCGCGGCCAGGGTCAGCGTCGGCGCGCTCGGCATCGTCACCGCGGTGACGATGCAAATGGTGCCGTCGTTCGTACTCGAGGGCGTCGAGCGCCCGATCCCGCTGGAAGACGTACTCGCAGAACTGGATACGCACGTCGACGGCAACCAGCATTTCGAGTTCTACATGTTCGCGCACAGCCCGCTGGCGCTGACCAAGCGCAACAACCCGGTCGAACTGGCCGAGCAACCGCGCGGCAAGACCGTCGACTGGTTCGCCGATATCCTGATGTCCAACTACACCTTCGACGCGCTGTGCAAGCTGGGCCGCTGGCAGCCGCGCATGGTGCCGTGGATCCACAAGGGCGCCGCCTACGCGGGCAGCTATCGTCGTCAGGTCGATCGGTCCTACCGGGTGTTCGCCTCGCCACGACTGGTCCGATTCACCGAGATGGAGTACGCGATCCCGCGCGAGCACTCCGCCGCGGCGATCCGCGAAATCAAAGCGCTGGCCACGAATTTCGAGACGCCGATGCCGATCGAGGTGCGCTGGGTCGCCCCGGACGACGCGTTCCTCTCCCCCGCGGGCGGCCGCGAGACCTGCTACATCGCGGTGCATCAGTACCGCGGCATGGCCTACGAGCCGTATTTCCGTGCCTGCGAAGCGGTTTTCGACAAGTACCACGGCCGGCCGCACTGGGGTAAGCGGCACTTCCAGACTGCGGATACGTTGCGCGAGCGCTACCCCGACTGGGATCGCTTCGCCGAGGTACGCCGCCGCTTGGATCCGAAGGGTCGTTTCAGCAACGGCTACGTCGACCGGGTGCTCGGCCCGCTCTGA